One stretch of Phycisphaerae bacterium DNA includes these proteins:
- a CDS encoding M55 family metallopeptidase, with the protein MPLTRWFVAGWLLAGLVGCAGVGQRAAGLKIYIITDLEGASGVYKFAQTREVTDPLYEQAKEYLMGDIAAVVRGLRDAGATEIVVLDGHGSQAFVPHLMEPGAKYITGLPRPERHWGLDTEVRGLVQLGAHAMMGTPNAVLHHTQSSRGENRYWYNGVECGELVQCAAIAGHYGVPTILVTGDEATCREARHFFGDPCVTVAVKRGLSREAAVLYPFVETRQALYEGGKRAVAAIPRCKPYRLATPIQAKKQYLQPAKPASPGAVAGPGKLTTKEGVIEDVLKLLDF; encoded by the coding sequence ATGCCGTTGACCCGATGGTTCGTGGCGGGCTGGCTTCTGGCCGGGCTGGTCGGTTGTGCCGGTGTCGGGCAGAGGGCGGCGGGGCTGAAGATCTACATCATCACCGACCTGGAGGGTGCCAGCGGGGTCTACAAGTTCGCCCAGACGCGGGAGGTCACTGACCCGCTGTATGAGCAGGCCAAGGAGTACCTGATGGGTGACATTGCGGCGGTGGTCCGCGGGTTGCGGGACGCGGGTGCGACGGAGATCGTGGTTCTTGACGGGCACGGCAGTCAGGCGTTTGTTCCGCATCTGATGGAGCCGGGGGCGAAGTACATCACCGGTCTGCCTCGGCCGGAGAGGCACTGGGGGCTGGATACGGAGGTTCGGGGGCTGGTTCAGTTGGGGGCACACGCGATGATGGGCACACCGAACGCGGTGCTGCATCACACCCAATCGTCGCGTGGCGAGAATCGCTACTGGTACAACGGGGTCGAGTGCGGCGAACTGGTTCAGTGCGCGGCGATCGCGGGGCACTATGGTGTGCCGACGATCCTGGTGACCGGTGACGAGGCCACCTGCCGGGAAGCCCGGCATTTTTTTGGAGACCCCTGTGTCACGGTGGCGGTCAAGCGGGGACTGAGTCGCGAGGCGGCGGTTCTGTATCCCTTTGTGGAGACCCGGCAAGCCCTGTACGAAGGTGGGAAGCGTGCGGTGGCGGCCATTCCGCGATGCAAGCCGTACCGGCTGGCCACGCCGATCCAAGCCAAGAAGCAGTACCTGCAGCCAGCCAAGCCGGCGTCACCGGGGGCTGTCGCGGGCCCGGGGAAGTTGACCACGAAGGAAGGTGTGATCGAGGATGTCTTGAAGCTGTTGGACTTTTGA
- a CDS encoding glycosyl hydrolase family 43: protein MRTHAIGRVRGFVSAVAVFGCASSVAAQMPDPPGQVKGDQRPRHEAYLFAHMMDGDYWRLHYSVSLDGLHWERLNGGKRVFDAYRGHADICRGHDGRYYLVGNRGDDRPDINFWVSDDLIAWKRYSDYVPDLRKVPDYARAMPRIGAPKLFFDEVGAEYLLTWHTPHDMGQTELPEPYWASQRTLWVTSKDLKVFSDPPRKLFSWDMATIDTIVRREAGRYYAIFKDERYPTLEWTTGKTIRICCSPSLLGPYSAPGLPVSPGFREAPTLIPSPDGKAWYLYYEQYPGVAYGLSVGGRLEGPWFQAAGGTRHRDWNKYVIPPGVRHGSMMPITRKQYDALVVAFGKGERGAGGVR, encoded by the coding sequence ATGCGAACTCACGCTATCGGCCGGGTGAGAGGATTCGTTTCCGCAGTCGCGGTCTTTGGGTGTGCCAGCTCCGTGGCGGCGCAGATGCCCGATCCCCCGGGTCAGGTGAAGGGTGACCAGAGACCCCGGCATGAGGCTTATCTCTTTGCCCACATGATGGACGGCGACTACTGGCGGCTGCACTACAGTGTCAGCCTGGACGGTCTGCATTGGGAGAGGCTCAACGGTGGCAAGCGTGTTTTTGACGCGTACCGGGGGCATGCTGATATCTGTCGAGGGCACGATGGTCGGTACTACCTGGTGGGGAACCGCGGCGACGACCGGCCGGACATCAACTTCTGGGTCTCTGATGATCTGATCGCCTGGAAGAGGTACAGTGACTATGTTCCGGATCTCCGGAAGGTGCCGGATTATGCTCGGGCCATGCCTCGGATCGGGGCGCCGAAGTTGTTCTTTGATGAAGTGGGGGCGGAGTACCTGCTCACCTGGCACACGCCCCACGACATGGGCCAGACGGAGCTGCCCGAGCCTTACTGGGCCAGCCAGCGGACGCTCTGGGTCACCTCGAAGGACCTGAAGGTGTTTTCGGATCCGCCCCGGAAGCTGTTCTCGTGGGACATGGCCACGATTGACACGATTGTCCGGCGGGAGGCTGGCCGCTACTACGCGATCTTCAAGGACGAGCGATATCCGACGCTGGAATGGACGACGGGCAAGACGATCCGGATCTGCTGTTCGCCGAGCCTGCTGGGCCCGTACTCGGCGCCGGGGCTGCCGGTCAGTCCGGGCTTTCGGGAGGCTCCGACGCTGATTCCCTCGCCTGACGGCAAGGCGTGGTATCTGTACTATGAGCAGTACCCCGGCGTGGCGTATGGTCTCTCGGTCGGCGGGCGGCTGGAGGGGCCGTGGTTTCAGGCGGCGGGCGGCACGCGTCATCGGGACTGGAACAAGTACGTGATTCCACCGGGGGTTCGGCACGGTTCGATGATGCCTATCACCCGCAAGCAGTATGATGCTCTGGTGGTCGCGTTCGGGAAGGGCGAGCGAGGGGCGGGAGGGGTGCGATGA
- a CDS encoding DUF4838 domain-containing protein encodes MTSRRRFLWACLSGAAWSTLPTPSTRAQSFPKSPLATRGVVLVPEDFTLADWPERAKNAGLTTIALHHQHSPQIVAQWVRTDAGRQVLEQCRKLDLQVEYELHAMKELLPRNLFAKEPNLFRMNEKGQRTPDANCCTHARQGLDIIAENALTIAKTLQPTTGRYFYWGDDGLPWCLCPHCRELSPTDQAVVVENRICKALRTVNPKAQLAHLAYDNTLSPPTKIRPDQGLFLEYAPIHRRYDIPYEKQDARQADGLPALDANLKVFPKETAQVLEYWLDVSLFSKWKRPAVRLPWSREVFAADVAAYRKRGIRHVTTFAVWIDADYLRRFGNPNFIVEYGQGLTAM; translated from the coding sequence ATGACCAGTCGAAGACGATTCCTGTGGGCATGTCTCAGCGGCGCAGCTTGGTCGACACTCCCCACCCCCTCCACCAGGGCCCAGTCGTTCCCCAAAAGCCCCCTCGCCACCCGCGGCGTCGTCCTCGTGCCTGAAGACTTCACCCTCGCCGACTGGCCGGAACGAGCCAAAAACGCCGGTTTGACCACCATCGCCCTCCACCATCAGCACTCACCCCAGATCGTGGCCCAGTGGGTCAGAACGGACGCCGGCCGCCAGGTCCTGGAACAGTGCCGCAAACTCGATCTCCAAGTCGAGTACGAGCTCCACGCCATGAAGGAACTGCTCCCGCGCAACCTGTTCGCCAAAGAGCCCAACCTGTTCCGCATGAACGAAAAGGGCCAACGCACCCCCGACGCTAACTGCTGTACCCACGCCAGGCAGGGACTCGACATCATCGCCGAGAACGCCTTGACCATCGCCAAGACACTTCAACCCACGACCGGCCGGTATTTCTACTGGGGCGACGACGGCTTGCCCTGGTGCCTTTGCCCACACTGCAGGGAACTCTCGCCCACCGACCAGGCGGTCGTGGTCGAAAACCGGATCTGCAAGGCACTCCGAACCGTCAACCCCAAGGCCCAACTCGCTCACCTGGCCTATGACAACACCCTCTCGCCACCGACGAAGATCAGACCCGACCAGGGACTCTTTCTGGAGTACGCTCCAATCCACCGACGTTACGACATCCCCTACGAAAAACAGGACGCCAGGCAAGCCGACGGACTGCCCGCCCTCGACGCGAATCTGAAAGTGTTCCCCAAGGAGACCGCCCAGGTGCTGGAGTACTGGCTCGATGTGTCCCTGTTCTCAAAATGGAAAAGACCCGCCGTCAGGCTGCCATGGAGCCGAGAGGTGTTCGCCGCCGACGTCGCCGCCTACCGCAAACGCGGCATCCGACACGTCACCACCTTCGCGGTCTGGATCGACGCGGACTACCTCAGGCGGTTCGGTAACCCCAACTTCATCGTCGAATACGGGCAAGGGCTGACGGCCATGTGA
- a CDS encoding MFS transporter yields MSDTPALSRSREHETEAGLFRNRGFMLLWAAYGISAMGDHISEMALLKKLGALEATNLTQLEALITFMFMLPFFVLGPFTGLLADRLPRRGIMIFADLVRAALMFNFAYLVTAFGRLGEAHGFTEVGAFVPLLIVGIFAALFSPSRSALLPTLIRQDQLVRANAMTSGLGVISTMIAVLIGGYLADHYRAEVSFHVDAGTFLASALLLALIRPPAREIHRHHAGAGPAALAEIIRYVRSHRRVIQLIVVAVVVWSCGGLVRSTMPAIVRDVFHRPNYTEISGFQARLGLGMLTGAIILTMLGGALRSEIAITWSLAGTAASIGLLAFSCFAPISATTAYHLGGAAVICSGIFATGVMASYNALMQRIVPNRLRGRLFGITDLVTMAGLLLATGLLGIPRWQNIDRWVGWILVAVALVVLATAIGSLTVRLRASPFHPKVAFWWNLNEFYCKWWFRLRRMGRCTVPAEGPVIVIANHTASNDPLLLIASVSHRVLGFVIAEEYHNIPLFGRLTHMIECVPVKRNGEDIAGTKAALRHLKAGKPLGVFIEGRIVRPGEQVAPKEGAALFALRTGATVVPAFISGTRYDKGVAMAFVRRHHARVRFGKPIDLSPWQTAKPDKETLAALSTRFMQAIQELKPETDPQAGH; encoded by the coding sequence ATGTCCGACACCCCTGCGCTGAGTCGTTCGCGAGAACATGAAACCGAAGCGGGCCTGTTCCGCAACCGCGGCTTCATGCTGCTATGGGCGGCCTACGGCATCAGCGCCATGGGCGACCACATCTCCGAGATGGCCCTCCTCAAGAAGCTCGGAGCCCTCGAGGCGACCAACCTCACCCAGCTCGAAGCCCTCATCACCTTCATGTTCATGCTCCCCTTCTTCGTCCTCGGACCGTTCACCGGCCTCCTCGCCGACCGGCTGCCCCGCCGGGGAATCATGATCTTCGCCGATCTGGTCCGGGCCGCACTCATGTTCAACTTCGCCTACCTGGTCACCGCCTTCGGGCGACTGGGCGAGGCCCACGGCTTCACCGAGGTCGGAGCGTTCGTGCCGCTGCTGATCGTCGGTATCTTCGCCGCCCTCTTCTCCCCATCCCGATCCGCCTTGCTGCCAACCCTCATCCGCCAGGACCAGCTCGTCCGGGCAAACGCCATGACCAGCGGCCTGGGCGTCATCTCCACCATGATCGCCGTCCTCATCGGCGGCTACCTGGCCGATCACTACAGGGCCGAAGTGTCCTTCCACGTCGACGCGGGCACGTTCCTCGCTAGCGCCCTCCTGCTTGCCTTGATTCGACCGCCTGCCCGCGAAATCCACCGGCATCACGCCGGCGCCGGACCCGCCGCCCTCGCCGAGATCATCCGCTACGTCCGCAGCCACCGCCGCGTCATCCAACTCATCGTCGTGGCCGTCGTGGTCTGGAGCTGCGGCGGCTTGGTACGCAGCACAATGCCGGCCATCGTCCGCGACGTCTTCCACCGGCCTAACTACACCGAAATCAGCGGATTCCAGGCCCGCCTGGGACTGGGCATGCTCACCGGGGCCATCATCCTCACCATGCTCGGCGGAGCCCTCCGTAGCGAGATCGCTATCACCTGGTCACTCGCTGGGACCGCCGCCTCCATCGGCCTCCTGGCATTCAGCTGCTTCGCGCCGATCTCGGCCACAACGGCCTATCATCTCGGCGGCGCCGCGGTCATCTGCTCCGGTATCTTCGCCACCGGCGTCATGGCCAGCTACAACGCCCTCATGCAGCGCATCGTACCCAACCGCCTACGCGGCCGACTCTTCGGCATCACCGATCTCGTCACCATGGCCGGGCTGCTCCTCGCCACCGGCTTGCTGGGCATCCCTCGTTGGCAGAACATCGATCGCTGGGTGGGCTGGATCCTGGTCGCCGTGGCCCTGGTGGTCCTGGCAACCGCCATCGGCTCGCTCACCGTCCGCTTGCGGGCCAGCCCCTTCCACCCAAAGGTGGCATTCTGGTGGAACCTGAACGAGTTCTACTGCAAGTGGTGGTTCCGCCTCCGCCGCATGGGCCGCTGCACCGTGCCCGCCGAGGGCCCGGTGATCGTCATCGCCAACCACACCGCATCCAACGATCCGCTCCTCCTCATCGCCAGCGTTAGCCATCGCGTCCTCGGCTTCGTGATCGCCGAAGAGTACCATAACATCCCCCTGTTCGGACGCCTCACTCATATGATCGAATGCGTACCGGTCAAACGCAACGGCGAAGACATCGCCGGAACCAAGGCCGCCCTCAGACACCTCAAGGCAGGTAAACCGCTCGGCGTCTTCATCGAGGGCCGCATCGTCCGACCAGGCGAACAAGTGGCCCCCAAGGAGGGCGCCGCCCTCTTCGCCCTGCGAACCGGAGCGACCGTCGTGCCCGCCTTCATCTCCGGTACCCGGTACGATAAAGGCGTGGCGATGGCCTTCGTCCGCCGCCACCACGCCCGCGTGCGCTTCGGCAAACCGATCGACCTGAGCCCCTGGCAGACCGCCAAACCGGACAAGGAAACCCTCGCCGCGCTCAGCACCCGCTTCATGCAGGCCATTCAGGAACTCAAACCAGAAACCGATCCCCAGGCCGGGCATTGA
- a CDS encoding LptF/LptG family permease gives MILTLQRYVSRELLKTFGLTAVGLTLTFSLCGGVMNMIQADVLKAVQVAKILALVLPVAMTLTLPVSALFACAIVYGRLAADREFDACKASGINIFRLLLPAVGLSLFTGVFTFAFANYLIPRFIEQLDSIVKGDMQRVVYQALKTRGYGKFEGYYLHADQTHLFDDGPELKTILIKNAAFVQFERDELTRCGTAETAQFDFSTDPASKTATLGATLKKVRLLDLSREQLFEDEERPFTPVGLRTEMKLNPKWLDLSQLWYYRKHPTELPTGRSRMLKLRGLVREAQFYRYVREQIESPKKMIELRDDRLRYQIRAGAVRLDSESFRPELSKVQVVEYYKNGKRTYDADTCRIEATRGGSSGTVPYASLTLGGKVVMVDSSDPKHRIERRKWDLDRVGLSELLAVLPPLPDDRALLGNYSTPASMEVDLPSMGLGSRVDDAREADRKNVFSVRQNLTGLVHSRLAFSTSSLVILVLAAALGVIFRGGQMLTAFVISFIPGLLVVVMNIMGRQLSGNPDTFVVGLGVIWVGIGIVALADVVVLAKYLKR, from the coding sequence ATGATTCTGACCCTGCAACGCTATGTCAGCCGTGAGCTGCTGAAGACCTTTGGGCTCACCGCCGTCGGGTTGACGTTGACGTTCAGCCTGTGCGGAGGGGTCATGAACATGATTCAGGCTGACGTGTTGAAGGCGGTGCAGGTGGCCAAGATTCTGGCTCTGGTGCTGCCGGTGGCGATGACGTTGACCTTGCCCGTCTCTGCCCTTTTTGCGTGTGCGATTGTGTACGGGCGGCTGGCGGCGGACCGCGAGTTCGATGCCTGCAAGGCGAGCGGCATCAACATTTTCCGGCTGCTGCTGCCGGCAGTCGGACTGAGCTTGTTCACGGGGGTCTTCACCTTTGCGTTCGCGAACTACCTGATCCCGAGGTTCATTGAGCAGTTGGACTCGATTGTGAAGGGGGACATGCAGAGGGTGGTGTACCAGGCGTTGAAGACCCGAGGGTACGGCAAGTTCGAGGGCTACTATCTACACGCTGACCAGACCCATCTGTTTGATGATGGGCCGGAGCTCAAGACTATTCTGATCAAGAATGCGGCGTTCGTTCAGTTTGAGCGGGACGAGCTGACCCGTTGCGGGACGGCCGAGACGGCCCAGTTTGACTTCTCGACCGATCCGGCGAGCAAGACCGCCACGCTTGGGGCGACGCTGAAGAAGGTACGGCTTCTGGATCTCAGTCGCGAGCAGTTGTTCGAGGACGAGGAACGGCCGTTCACGCCGGTGGGTCTCAGGACGGAGATGAAGCTGAATCCCAAGTGGCTGGATCTGTCGCAGCTCTGGTATTACCGGAAGCACCCCACCGAGCTGCCGACCGGTCGCAGTCGCATGCTCAAGTTGCGGGGTCTGGTGCGGGAGGCTCAGTTCTACCGATATGTCCGCGAGCAGATCGAGAGCCCGAAGAAGATGATCGAACTGAGGGATGATCGGCTTCGCTACCAGATCCGAGCTGGTGCGGTTCGGTTGGACAGCGAGAGTTTCCGGCCTGAGCTGTCGAAGGTTCAAGTGGTTGAGTACTACAAGAACGGGAAGCGTACCTACGACGCGGACACCTGCCGGATCGAGGCCACCCGGGGGGGATCGAGTGGCACGGTGCCTTACGCCTCGCTGACGCTGGGCGGGAAGGTGGTCATGGTGGACTCTTCCGATCCGAAGCACAGAATCGAGCGCCGCAAGTGGGATTTGGACAGGGTTGGTCTCAGCGAGTTGCTCGCGGTGTTACCGCCGTTGCCGGACGATCGGGCTCTGCTGGGCAACTACAGCACGCCGGCGAGCATGGAAGTGGATCTACCGTCTATGGGGCTGGGGAGCCGGGTGGATGACGCCCGCGAGGCGGATCGCAAGAATGTCTTTTCGGTTCGGCAGAATCTGACCGGTCTGGTGCACTCACGGCTGGCGTTCAGTACGAGCTCGCTGGTGATTCTGGTGCTGGCCGCGGCCCTGGGGGTCATCTTCCGCGGCGGGCAGATGCTGACCGCTTTCGTGATCAGTTTCATTCCCGGGTTGCTGGTGGTGGTCATGAACATCATGGGGCGGCAGCTCAGCGGCAACCCGGACACGTTTGTAGTCGGCTTGGGGGTGATCTGGGTGGGCATTGGGATTGTGGCCCTTGCTGATGTGGTGGTGCTGGCGAAGTACCTGAAGCGATGA